A stretch of the Carassius carassius chromosome 6, fCarCar2.1, whole genome shotgun sequence genome encodes the following:
- the LOC132142907 gene encoding microfibril-associated glycoprotein 4-like, with product MTVLVVALLSVLMGFTESVSDGFAPVDCSDVYKSGQTVSGIYSIYPAGYIPVWVYCEMISGGKDEDNGAWTVFQRRMDGSVNFYRPWNQYKRGFGNVEGEYWLGLENMYQLTNKNKYMLRVDLEDFTGRKGFALYSSFSVGPEADGYKLQVSGFKDGGAGDSLSYHNGQKFSTFDKDQDSNGGNCAKAYLGAFWYNVCHYANPNGVYLWGDDPTLFAVGNVWFSWKGNYAVGMKFISMKIRRVS from the exons ATGACGGTGCTTGTTGTGGCTCTGCTCTCTGTTCTCATGGGGTTTACTGAGTCTGTTTCTGATGGTTTCGCTCCCGTTGACTGTTCTGATGTCTATAAATCTGGACAAACAGTCAGTGGGATTTACTCCATCTATCCAGCAGGATACATTCCTGTCTGGGTTTACTGTGAGATGATCTCAGGTGGGAAAGATGAAGACAACGGAGCATGGACG GTGTTTCAGAGGAGAATGGATGGCAGTGTGAATTTCTATCGGCCGTGGAATCAGTACAAGAGAGGATTTGGGAATGTGGAGGGAGAATACTGGCTGG GGCTGGAGAACATGTACCAGCTGACAAATAAGAACAAGTACATGCTGAGAGTGGACCTGGAGGACTTCACCGGAAGGAAAGGTTTCGCTCTGTACTCGTCCTTCTCTGTGGGTCCTGAAGCTGATGGGTACAAACTACAAGTTTCAGGATTCAAAGATGGAGGAGCAG GTGACTCTTTGTCCTACCATAATGGACAGAAGTTCTCCACCTTTGACAAGGACCAAGATTCCAATGGCGGTAACTGTGCCAAAGCTTATCTCGGGGCATTTTGGTACAATGTGTGTCACTATGCAAACCCCAATGGTGTGTATTTATGGGGAGATGATCCCACCCTTTTTGCCGTTGGAAATGTTTGGTTCAGCTGGAAGGGCAATTATGCTGTTGGCATGAAATTCATCAGCATGAAGATCAGACGTGTGTCTTAG
- the LOC132142904 gene encoding microfibril-associated glycoprotein 4-like, producing the protein MTPTMKVFVVALLSVFMASVVCGSKPFDCSAVYKSGQTVSGIYSIYPAGDIPVWVYCEMISGGKDEDNGAWTVIQRRMDGSVNFYQPWKQYKTGFGTTEGEYWLGLENMYQLTRKNKYMLRVDLEDFTGRKGYALYSSFSVGPEDDGYKLQVSGFKDGGAGDSLSFHDGQEFTTLDKDQDNNHNNCAKLSLGAFWYKNCNTVNTNPNGLYVWGADDTQRSIVNVWPAWMNHNVGMKSIRMKIKPVS; encoded by the exons ATGACACCAACA ATGAAGGTGTTTGTTGTGGCTCTGCTCTCTGTTTTCATGGCGTCTGTTGTTTGTGGATCCAAACCATTTGACTGCTCTGCTGTCTATAAATCAGGACAAACAGTCAGTGGGATTTACTCCATCTATCCAGCAGGAGACATTCCTGTCTGGGTTTACTGTGAGATGATCTCAGGTGGGAAAGATGAAGACAACGGAGCATGGACG GTGATTCAGAGGAGAATGGACGGTAGTGTGAATTTCTATCAGCCGTGGAAACAGTACAAGACTGGATTCGGAACCACAGAGGGCGAATACTGGCTGG GGCTGGAGAACATGTACCAGCTGACACGTAAGAACAAGTACATGCTGAGAGTGGATCTGGAGGACTTCACCGGAAGGAAAGGTTACGCTCTGTACTCGTCCTTCTCTGTGGGTCCTGAAGATGATGGATACAAACTACAAGTTTCAGGATTCAAAGATGGAGGAGCAG GCGACTCATTATCTTTTCATGATGGACAGGAGTTCACAACATTAGACAAAGACCAAGacaacaatcacaacaactgtGCAAAACTTAGTCTTGGGGCATTTTGGTACAAAAACTGTAACACTGTGAACACAAACCCCAACGGTTTGTATGTATGGGGAGCAGACGACACCCAGAGGAGTATAGTGAATGTTTGGCCAGCATGGATGAATCACAATGTCGGTATGAAATCCATCAGGATGAAAATCAAACCTGTGTCATAG